One Pelmatolapia mariae isolate MD_Pm_ZW unplaced genomic scaffold, Pm_UMD_F_2 NODE_ptg000193l+_length_85116_cov_1, whole genome shotgun sequence genomic region harbors:
- the LOC134622758 gene encoding NAD-dependent protein deacetylase sirtuin-7-like: MAEEQDAGVSSRAQRKALSKAKILQRESEREVFRLVGRVLKKPESQRSEEEAAALLLHRDTVEELCKRQVRRNVLKRKQEEVFDGVDELKNKVRQLAVAVKQASHLVVYTGAGISTAASIPDYRGPNGVWTQLQKGRAISSSDLSKAEPTLTHMCIKMLHKEKLVKHVVSQNCDGLHLRSGLPRHALSELHGNMFIEVCTSCSPVREYVRLFDVTERTSLHRHGTGRKCGHCGGELRDTIVHFGERGTLEQPLNWRGATEAAKMADVILCLGSSLKVLKKYTSLWCMNRPASKRPKLYIVNLQWTPKDDLAVLKIHGKCDDVMRLLMEELNLQIPAYNRADDPIFTLATPLQLEEVQSHSREVIAPPNDQNDGSDDPEEQKPTSVQGGWFGRGYGKGRQKKKKVA, from the exons ATGGCGGAAGAGCAGGACGCCGGTGTTTCTTCTCGGGCTCAGAGGAAAGCTTTGAGTAAGGCTAAAATACTACAGCGGGAGAGCGAGAGGGAGGTCTTCAGACTG GTCGGGCGGGTCCTGAAAAAACCGGAGTCTCAGCGGTCAGAGGAGGAGgccgctgctctgctgctgcacagagaCACTGTGGAGGAGCTCTGCAAGAGACAAGTCCGCAGAAATGTGCTCAAGAGGAAGCAGGAAGAG GTATTTGATGGTGTTGatgagctgaaaaataaagtcagGCAGCTCGCTGTGGCAGTCAAACAAGCCAGTCACCTGGTGGTTTACACCGGAGCCGGTATCAGCACG GCAGCTTCTATCCCTGACTACAGGGGCCCTAACGGGGTATGGACGCAGCTACAGAAGGGTCGGGCCATTAG CTCGTCAGACCTGAGTAAAGCGGAGCCGACGCTCACGCACATGTGCATTAAGATGCTTCATAAGGAAAAGCTG GTTAAGCACGTTGTGTCTCAGAACTGCGATGGACTCCACCTGCGTAGCGGTCTGCCCAGACACGCCCTCTCTGAACTCCAtggaaacatgtttattgag GTGTGCACGTCCTGCTCCCCGGTCAGGGAGTACGTGCGTTTATTTGATGTGACCGAGCGGACGTCGCTACACCGCCATGGGACGGGACGGAAGTGCGGCCACTGTGGCGGCGAACTGAGAGACACCATAGTGCACTTCGGGGAACGTGGGACCCTCGAGCAGCCCCTCAACTGGAGGGGAGCAACAGAAGCTGCCAAGATGGCGGATGTTATACTCTGTTTAGGCTCCAGTCTGAAG GTGCTGAAGAAATACACTTCTTTGTGGTGCATGAACAGACCAGCAAGCAAAAGGCCCAAACTCTACATTGTCAACCTTCAg TGGACACCAAAAGATGATCTGGCTGTGCTGAAAATTCACGGCAAGTGTGACGATGTCATGAGACTCCTCATGGAGGAGCTGAACCTTCAGATTCCTGCATATAACAG GGCAGACGATCCCATCTTCACTCTGGCTACACCTCTGCAGCTTGAAGAGGTGCAAAGCCACTCTCGTGAGGTCATAGCGCCCCCCAATGATCAAAATGACGGCTCAGATGACCCCGAGGAGCAGAAACCCACATCTGTGCAGGGCGGCTGGTTCGGACGAGGGTACGGCAAAGGaaggcagaagaagaaaaaagttgcGTGA